The proteins below are encoded in one region of Acidobacteriota bacterium:
- a CDS encoding winged helix-turn-helix domain-containing protein, which translates to TELRAGPLRMDRPGQTVRIEDQAVRLPAKEFALLEYLLLRKGEVVSRIDLSEHVWDASFDSMSNLVDVTVYRLRKRLEKAGGGDLIHTIKGAGYQLREPEDAPPETARTSP; encoded by the coding sequence CACCGAGCTGCGGGCCGGCCCCCTGCGCATGGACCGCCCCGGGCAGACCGTGCGCATCGAGGACCAGGCGGTCCGGCTCCCCGCCAAGGAATTCGCCCTGCTCGAATATCTGCTCCTGCGCAAGGGCGAGGTGGTCTCCCGCATCGATCTTTCCGAGCACGTCTGGGACGCCAGCTTCGACTCCATGTCGAATCTCGTCGACGTCACCGTCTATCGGCTCCGCAAGCGGCTGGAGAAAGCCGGCGGCGGCGACCTCATCCACACCATCAAGGGAGCCGGCTATCAGCTGCGGGAGCCTGAGGACGCGCCGCCCGAAACGGCGCGGACATCGCCATGA